In a genomic window of Leishmania donovani BPK282A1 complete genome, chromosome 32:
- a CDS encoding ATP-dependent RNA helicase, putative translates to MYKNQAQPQPQPQPQPQAQPQEPSAVAGAMGGYGSYQQQNRQYGGGNRGFNDAQGTYGGGFNRNGGGGGFRGGFGGFGGGARGPPREFVGNNHYHREEKSEEEIFKEHTPGINFDQYEAIKVSITPNDVEPAESFATMALAPALAENVNRCRYQKPTPVQKYGIPCVLNGSDLMACAQTGSGKTAAYLIPAINFMLVNNLNRAKPTNSQSAPSALVLSPTRELSIQIYEEGRKFTYRTGIRCVVVYGGADPRHQIHELTRGCGLLVATPGRLSDMFTRGYTRYSDVRFLVLDEADRMLDMGFEPQIRAIVQGPDSDMPPPGERQTLLYSATFPKEIQQMAREFLYHHHFLQVGRVGSTTENITQDVRWVEDMDKRGCLLEVLKEHQGERVLVFVEKKRDADYLERYLRQSRIPCSSIHGDRVQREREEALDIFKSGVCRVLVATDVASRGLDIPNVAVVVQYDLPSNIDDYVHRIGRTGRAGKRGTAISFFNDKNRNIVDDLIPLLRETNQTVLPEVQALAKKPNVQNQPRGRGRGGFRSGGFGGGFGGGYGGGYGGRGGYRGGGGFGGGYGGGYGGGYGGNNGGYRPRGGYGGGGYGGGYGGDRNMRSDVFGQ, encoded by the coding sequence ATGTATAAGAATCAGGCGCAacctcagccgcagccgcagccgcagccacagGCGCAGCCACAGGAACCCTCTGCTGTCGCTGGTGCAATGGGCGGCTACGGCAGCTATCAGCAGCAGAACCGCCagtacggcggcggcaaccgTGGCTTCAACGATGCTCAAGGCACCTACGGAGGCGGCTTCAATcgcaacggcggcggtggcggcttcCGCGGCGGCTTTGGGGgcttcggcggtggcgcgcgagGCCCGCCGCGCGAGTTCGTCGGCAACAATCACTATCACCGCGAAGAGAAGTCCGAGGAGGAGATCTTCAAGGAGCACACTCCGGGTATCAACTTCGACCAGTACGAGGCGATTAAGGTGTCCATCACTCCAAATGACGTGGAGCCGGCGGAGTCCTTTGCCACGATGGCGCTCGCCCCGGCACTGGCGGAGAACGTGAACCGCTGTCGCTACCAGAAGCCAACGCCGGTGCAGAAGTACGGCATCCCGTGCGTGCTGAACGGCAGCGATCTGATGGCATGTGCCCAGACTGGCTCCGGTAAGACTGCTGCTTACCTCATCCCGGCCATCAACTTCATGCTGGTCAACAACCTCAACCGCGCCAAGCCCACGAACAGCCAGTCCGCCCCGTCCGCGCTGGTGCTGTCACCGACGCGCGAGCTGTCCATTCAGATTTACGAGGAGGGCCGCAAGTTCACGTACCGCACCGGTATTCGCTGCGTTGTCGTGTACGGCGGGGCGGACCCGCGCCACCAGATCCACGAGCTGACCCGCGGATGTGGTTTGCTGGTGGCGACGCCGGGTCGTCTGTCTGACATGTTCACCCGCGGCTACACCCGCTACTCGGACGTCCGCTTCCTCGTACTCGATGAGGCTGACCGCATGCTCGATATGGGCTTTGAGCCGCAGATTCGCGCGATCGTCCAGGGCCCGGACAGCGACATGCCACCGCCGGGTGAGCGCCAGACGCTGCTGTACTCAGCCACCTTCCCGAAGGAGATTCAGCAGATGGCCCGTGAATTTCTgtaccaccaccacttccTGCAGGTCGGCCGTGTGGGCTCGACCACCGAGAACATCACCCAGGATGTGCGCTGGGTCGAAGACATGGACAAGCGCGGCTGCCTGCTGGAGGTGCTAAAGGAGCACCAGGGCGAGCGTGTCCTCGTGTTCgtggagaagaagcgcgaTGCTGACTACCTGGAGCGCTACCTGCGTCAGAGCCGCATCCCCTGCTCCTCCATCCACGGCgaccgcgtgcagcgcgagcgtGAGGAGGCTCTCGACATCTTCAAGAGTGGTGTGTGCCGCGTGCTGGTCGCAACCGACGTCGCCTCGCGTGGTCTGGACATCCCCAAcgtcgcggtggtggtcCAGTACGACCTGCCCAGCAACATCGATGACTATGTGCACCGCATCGGCCGTACGGGTCGTGCCGGCAAGCGCGGTACGGCAATCTCCTTCTTCAACGACAAGAACCGCAACATCGTCGATGACCTGATCCCGCTTCTGCGCGAAACGAACCAAACGGTGCTGCCAGAGGTGCAGGCACTGGCCAAGAAGCCCAACGTGCAGAACCAGCCTCGCGGTCGCGGCCGTGGTGGCTTCCGCAGTGGTGGCTTCGGCGGCGGTTTCGGTGGCGGCTACGGTGGTGGCTACGGCGGTCGCGGCGGAtaccgcggtggcggcggctttggtggcggctacggcggcggctacgGTGGTGGCTACGGCGGCAACAACGGCGGCTACCGTCCCCGCGGCGgctacggcggcggtggctacGGCGGTGGCTACGGCGGTGACCGCAACATGCGATCTGACGTCTTTGGTCAGTAG
- a CDS encoding 40S ribosomal protein S2, whose product MADAQPAENPGVEAPRAERNFGRGRGGRGGRGRGRGGPGEEKEWVPCTKLGRLVKAQKVTSLEEIFLFSMPIKEHQIVDTLIAEGQLHDEMMKIYPVQKATSAGQRTRFKAFNVVGDCDGHIGIGARVGKEVSLAIRASMIAAKLNIVPVRRGYWGNKIGEPHTIPMKVTGKCGSVAVRLVPAPRGTGIVAAPVPKKILEFAGVEDVYTSSRGKTRTHGNLIMATFYALRKTYGFLTPDLWAETEPSRDPTDEHAELLAEMTTA is encoded by the coding sequence ATGGCTGACGCTCAACCTGCTGAGAATCCCGGTGTGGAGGCGCCCCGCGCCGAACGCAACTTCGGCCGAGGCCGTGGCGGACGCGGTGGCCGTGGCCGTGGCCGCGGTGGTCcgggggaggagaaagagtgGGTCCCGTGCACCAAGCTGGGTCGCCTCGTGAAGGCGCAGAAGGTCACCTCTCTGGAAGAGATCTTCCTCTTCTCGATGCCCATCAAGGAGCACCAGATCGTGGACACTCTCATCGCTGAGGGCCAGCTGCACGACGAGATGATGAAGATCTACCCCGTGCAGAAAGCCACATCGGCCGGCCAGCGCACCCGCTTCAAGGCCTTCAACGTCGTCGGCGACTGTGACGGCCACATCGGCATCGGTGCCCGCGTCGGCAAGGAGGTGTCGCTGGCGATTCGCGCCTCGATGATTGCGGCCAAGCTCAACATcgtgccggtgcgccgcggcTACTGGGGCAACAAGATCGGTGAGCCACATACGATCCCGATGAAGGTGACCGGAAAGTGTGGTTCCGTCGCCGTCCGTCTCGTGCCCGCGCCCCGCGGTAccggcatcgtcgccgcccccGTGCCCAAGAAGATCCTCGAGTTTGCCGGTGTCGAGGACGTGTACACGAGCTCCCGTGGCAAGacccgcacgcacggcaACCTGATCATGGCCACTTTCTACGCCCTGCGCAAGACCTACGGCTTCCTCACGCCCGACCTCTGGGCGGAAACGGAGCCCAGCCGCGATCCGACGGATGAGCATGCTGAGCTGCTTGCCGAGATGACCACCGCCTAA
- a CDS encoding prostaglandin f synthase, putative → MTGKCTHVTLGNGVQVPQLGIGTWEAKNGNEVVQNIKWAINAGYRHIDTAHYYKNEKGVGQGISECGVPRSDIFVTTKLWNYDHGYESALAAFEQSRQALGVEYVDLYLIHWPGPNRSYIETWRAFEKLYEMKKVRAIGVSNFEPHHLDDLLANCTVPPMVNQVEMHPHFQQKALRAYCAEKNIAVTAWRPLGKGALLTEPQLVELAEKHKRSAAQVIIRWLIQLGVIAIPKSSHEERIKQNFDVFDFELSPEDMRRLESMDKNSRIGPSPETFFPTECK, encoded by the coding sequence ATGACTGGTAAGTGCACTCACGTGACCCTGGGCAATGGGGTGCAGGTGCCACagctcggcatcggcacGTGGGAGGCGAAGAATGGCAACGAAGTCGTGCAGAACATCAAGTGGGCTATCAACGCTGGCTACCGTCATATTGACACTGCGCACTACTACAAGAACGAGAAAGGCGTTGGCCAGGGCATTAGCGAATGTGGCGTGCCGCGCTCGGATATCTTCGTCACGACGAAGCTATGGAACTACGACCACGGCTACGAAAGTgccctcgccgccttcgAGCAGAGTCGCCAGGCGCTTGGGGTGGAGTACGTGGATCTGTACCTAATCCACTGGCCGGGCCCAAATCGCTCGTATATCGAGACGTGGCGTGCCTTCGAGAAGCTGTATGAGATGAAGAAGGTGCGCGCGATTGGCGTGTCCAACTTTGAGCCGCACCACCTTGATGACCTGCTGGCGAACTGCACGGTGCCACCGATGGTGAACCAGGTAGAGATGCACCCTCACTTCCAGCAGAAGGCGCTCCGCGCGTACTGCGCTGAAAAGAACATTGCCGTGACGGCATGGCGCCCTCTTGGCAAGGGTGCCCTGCTGACAGAGCCTCAGCTCGTGGAGCTGGCGGAAAAGCACAAGAGGTCTGCAGCTCAGGTCATCATTCGCTGGCTCATCCAACTCGGCGTCATTGCCATCCCCAAGTCCAGCCACGAGGAGCGCATCAAACAGAACTTCGACGTTTTTGATTTTGAGCTTTCACCGGAGGACATGCGGAGACTCGAGTCTATGGACAAGAATTCGCGTATCGGGCCTAGCCCCGAGACCTTCTTCCCAACCGAGTGCAAGTaa
- a CDS encoding ras-related rab-4, putative translates to MADKYQQLMKLIVIGDSGVGKSCLLHRFIEDTFSEEQTQTIGIEYGAKIIDLGGAKIKLQIWDTAGQERYKSVTRSYYRGATGCLIVYDVNNRGSYESVPQWLSDVRQLAGSDVVVMLIGNKIDVAKANSVRAVQHNEASLYAQQNGLLHFETSAATGEFVSEAFLRVAKSAVSLASAAEPENDTQLSQDNTANNSYLSSCSC, encoded by the coding sequence ATGGCAGACAAGTATCAGCAGTTGATGAAACTCATTGTCATCGGAGACAGTGGCGTCGGCAAGTCGTGTCTGCTGCACCGATTCATCGAGGACACTTTTTCTGAAGAGCAAACGCAGACCATCGGCATTGAGTATGGTGCGAAGATTATCGACTTGGGCGGAGCAAAGATCAAGCTGCAGATTTGGGACACGGCTGGCCAGGAGCGGTACAAGTCGGTAACGAGGAGCTATTATCGTGGTGCCACGGGATGCCTCATTGTCTACGATGTCAACAATAGAGGCTCGTACGAAAGCGTTCCGCAGTGGTTAAGTGACGTACGACAGCTAGCAGGAAGCGATGTCGTAGTAATGCTCATCGGAAATAAAATCGATGTGGCGAAAGCGAACAGCGTTCGCGCAGTCCAGCACAACGAGGCATCTTTGTACGCACAGCAAAACGGTCTGCTGCACTTTGAAACTTCCGCAGCTACAGGCGAGTTTGTCTCTGAAGCTTTCCTGAGAGTCGCCAAAAGTGCCGTGTCGTTGGCAAGCGCTGCGGAGCCAGAAAACGACACCCAGCTAAGCCAGGACAACACGGCAAACAACTCATACCTTTCGTCGTGCTCTTGCTAG